The DNA sequence GTTTTCTGTGAATAACCTCCACCAACATTGTTgtcttcattttcatttttggtGGAAACTTCAGTAGAAAATTTTAAACTGGTGATGGTCCCACTATGACTTAATAATGTACctaattcttttcttttttgtaaatcatAAATTCTTATATGTTCATCATTAGATCCAGTGACTAAATATCTTTTAGCTAAATccattgatttaattgataatgaatgaGCTTGGAAATGGAAAATTGGTTGGAAGATTGGATCTTTGGTATTAGATGGATCTAATATTACTGATAGACATAATAAATTATGTTCATAAGATCCAACAAATAttctaaattgaattgatgaagaggtggtggtggtagtgattgttgttgtggagTCACTTCCTTTTAATGCAGATTTGATAACTTTAGATTCTTCTTTAGACATTTTATAAGTTTTCCTATCACTTCTCAATCGGATAGTACAATGATTTAACAAAAGAAAGGGAAGGGATGATTATAGAAAGGATTGTTAAAGCAGTGGaagtaaatttttttttttttttcattaccagaagttagacaggactttataaaaaaaaaacttagCGAGTGTTGATGAGATGAGGAACAACTGCTACCAACTGTCAACACTCATTTTTAAAATCCAATTTTGCGCGTCCAAATAAAATCTACAAAAACTTCCAACCACTCAAGTTTGACAACAAagcaaatcaaatcaaataatatcaaCCAGCCCAATCAACACCTTAACTGAGTTGTATCACCCTTCGCCATGGTTCAGAATCAAAAGACTCCTAATCATAATAACTCTACTTTATATATATCCCCGGttgttaataaaaaaaatgatttaatgtATGTTACACCACCTAATCCCACCACGGCAaccaataaattattagatacTCCAGGATCCAATAAATCTACATCAACATCACTGTTTTTCCATTTTGATCGAGCTTCTAATCATAATTTACATGATAGAGCCAATGACAATTTATTGGATGATCCATTAACTCCAGTAGATAAATTAAGATTATGGCGACATGATGCCATTATGCAACATCAATATAAAACTGCCGAATTTATTGGTGATAAAATTTTAGAATTAACTAATGATGATGCCAATGATGCATTTTGGTTAGGTCAAGTATACTTTAATCAAGGTAATTATTTACGATGTAAACATTTATTAacatcaaatattaattatcaaaatctgATTAGTTGTCGATATTTGGCTGGGTATagtttaataaaattagaAATGTGGGATGATGCCTTGGATTTGATTGGTGAAACTAACCctttcaaaaataatgataccAATCTGACAAGTAGTAGTGCTACCACTGATGGAGGGATAAAACTTGAATCATCAATGTGTTATTTACGAGGATTAATTTATGccaatcaaaataattttgaacGAGCCAAAGAATGTTATAAAGAAGCATGTATGGTTGATGTTAAATGTTATGAAGcatttaatgaattgattgttaataatttaatgaCACCTAATGAAGAATGGGAATTTGttatgaatcaattgaatttccGAGACAACTtggatgataataataatgatgaattaattaaattactTTATATGACAAAATTAAGTAAATATTTAAACACCGATAAATTCAATGAAAGTGAACATATCTTGAGGGAAGAATATGAATTACAAGAAAATTGTGATTTAATGTTGAGTCGAGCggattatttatatattcaatGTAATTTTGATGAATGCTTAACTATATGTGAAggaattttaaataaagatgaatataattttgatgTTTTACCAAATTATTTAAGTTGCCTTTATGAATTAGGTgggaaaaataaattatttttaaaagcTCATCAATTAGCTGAATTACATCCAATTAATCCTATGACTTGGTTAGCTATAGGAActtattatttatcaattaataaaatggCTGAAGCCAGGAAATTTTTCAGTAAGGCAACATTATTAAACCCTAATTTTGGTAATGGATGGATTGGATTTGCTCATACATTTGCTGCTGAAGGTGAACATGAACAAGCAATTAGTGCTTATGCTTTTGCTGCAAGATTATTCCCTGGGACTCATTTAcctaatttatttttaggaATGCAACATTTACAAatgaataatttaaatttactggaagaatatttattagCATCATATCATATATGTAATAGTgatccattattattaaatgaattaggAGTAATTAATTTCcataaaaatcaatttgataaagcagaattttttttacaagaaGCTTTAAATGCGgcaaaaaatttgaattctgATAGTAAAACTTGGATTTCAATTCATGCTAATTTAGGTCATGTATATCGTCGAGCTAATCAACCTTATAAAGCATTAGATTGTTTTAATCaagttttaaaaattagtaataaaaatgatgcTAATATATTATCGGCCATTGgattaattcatttaagATTAAGAAATATTTTCCAAGCTATAGATGTTTTACATGATGCCTTGGCAATTTCTCCATTAGATCCAATAGCTAgtgatttattgaaaagagCATTGGAAgctaataaagaaaatcaagaaattttcaCCACTACAGagaaattatttcaattgaatttacctatagaaagaagaaaacatGAAAGTAGATTACTTAAACAACgacagcagcagcagcagcaacaacaacaacaagttaGAGGTGGTGAGAATAGTAAGAATTTAGCTACTCCATTAACTACAAAAGTACGGGATagaaatattgatattagtaataatagtagtatAGATCCAATATTATTTGGTGATACTACTTCAGgtagaaataataatgaagaacTAGAAGGTGAAGGAGATGATGTAACATTATTAGCTcaagaattacaaaatgGTGAAGCTTCaactgatgatgaagataatgatgaagatataATGGATATAGAAAGTGATTAAAATGAATGTTATAAATTTCTGCGCTACCATcgtttgtttctttttcctaATTTGGAATTACGCCGCACTAGTCCCCAGCCCCACCCCCTTGCATCGTATAAATCCATCGCACCCTCTTTTCTCTTTCCTACCAATTTAGACGAGAATTATAAAGCAAGCAAGCAAACAGggaccaaaaaaaacaggACAAGAAGTTAGTTTCTATTCCCAGTGCTTGCATATATGCAAAGTATTTGACATATTACAACTTAAGAATAATCCAACAAGATTGGTTGTTTTGGGAGGAGGATTCATTCATAAAATGAACAATATTGGCAATTGAGTTTGTGTAATAAGCTGATAAAAGAGGGATGTGCCAAGCACATGACTGTTAATGATTAGTAATACTTGAATGAAAATCATTTATAGCATTCTTATTATACTATATAGTAATGTTTTAGTGATGGTGAAGACGTTGCTGATAGTAGTAAGGTGTATATACTAGTGAGTgtaattatttgaaaaagattgGGTTTACCCTTTGATTCATAATGTATCAACGGTTGATAAGTatatccttttttttttttgacaatTCCAGAGTTAATTAAGATAAGAAGAaatcagaagaagaagaaggtgggaaatcaaatttaaactAAAAAAGATTTACCAAGAaagattttcaatttaatattaattttgaaaaatatgaaaaattttcaataatattcGAAACAAAGAATTACTCAGCATGTATCATCATCCATTGCATTATAGATTCAAACAACCACCTCAGTAGTAATAGTTTTAATTCTAAGAATTAATTCATATTAAcgttggtggtggtggtggtgaagTTCATTTTTAGACGATGGAAGAAAATTCTCGTCTTCGTTTATtctcaatttcatttgtaGTAACCAAAAACACAAAATCCACATTAAGCATAATAAACATAACATACATACATGCATGATAATACTTAAAATGCCGGggattgtttattattggGATCACGGTTGAAATTTTAACCAAGATAGGaaagaataaaattattgaaataattagattttataaaatttatgaatatcaatcaatagAAAGGGTAAGAAAGGGGGATCCGGATGGATAAGCATCAACTAAACTTGTAGATAGGGTAcatgaatgaatgaatgaataaatttgaattgatattaaagTTATAAACTTTCCTCATCCAAGAAAGGCGGTcgaagaaattaaaacaagaaaatgcAAAAAAGTGTAAAGCTTAAAATTGGTTAAGCgtattctttctttcatgTT is a window from the Candida dubliniensis CD36 chromosome 4, complete sequence genome containing:
- a CDS encoding subunit of the anaphase-promoting complex/cyclosome (APC/C, putative) (Similar to S. cerevisiae CDC16;~In S. cerevisiae: subunit of the anaphase-promoting complex/cyclosome (APC/C), which is a ubiquitin-protein ligase required for degradation of anaphase inhibitors, including mitotic cyclins, during the metaphase/anaphase transition; required for sporulation), which codes for MVQNQKTPNHNNSTLYISPVVNKKNDLMYVTPPNPTTATNKLLDTPGSNKSTSTSSFFHFDRASNHNLHDRANDNLLDDPLTPVDKLRLWRHDAIMQHQYKTAEFIGDKILELTNDDANDAFWLGQVYFNQGNYLRCKHLLTSNINYQNSISCRYLAGYSLIKLEMWDDALDLIGETNPFKNNDTNSTSSSATTDGGIKLESSMCYLRGLIYANQNNFERAKECYKEACMVDVKCYEAFNELIVNNLMTPNEEWEFVMNQLNFRDNLDDNNNDELIKLLYMTKLSKYLNTDKFNESEHILREEYELQENCDLMLSRADYLYIQCNFDECLTICEGILNKDEYNFDVLPNYLSCLYELGGKNKLFLKAHQLAELHPINPMTWLAIGTYYLSINKMAEARKFFSKATLLNPNFGNGWIGFAHTFAAEGEHEQAISAYAFAARLFPGTHLPNLFLGMQHLQMNNLNLSEEYLLASYHICNSDPLLLNELGVINFHKNQFDKAEFFLQEALNAAKNLNSDSKTWISIHANLGHVYRRANQPYKALDCFNQVLKISNKNDANILSAIGLIHLRLRNIFQAIDVLHDALAISPLDPIASDLLKRALEANKENQEIFTTTEKLFQLNLPIERRKHESRLLKQRQQQQQQQQQQVRGGENSKNLATPLTTKVRDRNIDISNNSSIDPILFGDTTSGRNNNEELEGEGDDVTLLAQELQNGEASTDDEDNDEDIMDIESD